The following coding sequences lie in one Steroidobacter denitrificans genomic window:
- the hpf gene encoding ribosome hibernation-promoting factor, HPF/YfiA family, whose translation MQLNLTGHHVDITPALKDYVERKLDRVIRHSDQVMDVHCILTVEKLQHKAEATILLNGTKVYADAIDADMYAAIDALADKLDRRVKKHKEKRSDHHAEEALRARSI comes from the coding sequence ATGCAATTGAACCTCACCGGCCATCACGTCGATATCACTCCAGCGCTGAAAGACTATGTGGAACGTAAACTCGACCGGGTCATCAGGCACTCAGACCAGGTCATGGACGTGCATTGCATACTGACGGTCGAAAAACTCCAGCATAAAGCCGAGGCGACCATACTTCTGAACGGCACCAAGGTGTATGCCGATGCGATCGACGCCGATATGTATGCCGCGATCGACGCCCTGGCCGACAAGCTCGATCGCCGCGTCAAGAAACACAAGGAGAAACGCTCGGACCATCATGCGGAGGAGGCTCTGAGAGCCCGCTCGATCTGA
- a CDS encoding RNA polymerase factor sigma-54: protein MLKPALQLKLGQQLTMTPQLQQAIRLLQLPVLELQAQIREALESNVMLEPEEEESGGLETDDAPPPHQTAYDSPPPTEPGAATHEERQEAGDDEFGLDLTDADTNDQWTDSSLSGPAESSWSGDDQSLDFSAARGETLQEHLSWQLEMSRLDPYEMRIGAAIIDAINDDGYLIEPLEEIAANLQPETMASVTDLERILKVVQAMEPAGVGARSVGECIELQLRQLDPDTPGRDTALLIAAQYLDEVAEQQYALLRRQLRVTEAELENALALVRSCRPRPGSSVHSVPAEYIVPDVFIRRTEKGWAVDINPASLPRIRVNQSYASLIGRSSDHAMLRTQLQEARWLIRSLEIRNDTLLKVARCIVQRQSAFLEHGDEHMQPMILKDVAEAVQMHESTISRVTTNKYMHTHRGVFEFRYFFSSHVAGCDGTELSSTAIRAKIRKLVATEEPGKPLSDSRIAAILAKEGVLVARRTVAKYREALGIQPSSERKRIFVR, encoded by the coding sequence ATGCTCAAACCAGCCCTGCAGCTCAAACTCGGTCAGCAGCTCACGATGACACCGCAGCTGCAACAGGCCATCCGCTTGCTGCAGCTGCCGGTGCTCGAACTCCAGGCGCAGATTCGCGAAGCACTCGAAAGCAACGTCATGCTCGAACCGGAGGAGGAGGAATCGGGCGGTCTGGAAACCGACGATGCCCCGCCCCCCCACCAAACCGCCTACGACAGTCCGCCGCCCACGGAACCCGGCGCTGCCACCCACGAGGAGCGACAGGAAGCCGGCGACGATGAATTCGGACTGGACCTCACCGACGCTGATACCAATGACCAATGGACCGACTCGTCGCTGAGCGGTCCTGCCGAATCTTCCTGGTCCGGTGACGATCAATCCCTCGATTTTTCGGCCGCGCGCGGGGAAACCTTGCAGGAGCACCTGAGCTGGCAGTTGGAGATGTCGCGGCTCGATCCGTACGAGATGCGCATCGGGGCGGCCATCATCGATGCCATCAACGACGATGGCTACCTCATCGAACCGCTGGAAGAAATCGCGGCGAATCTACAACCCGAGACCATGGCGTCGGTGACGGACCTGGAACGGATCCTGAAAGTCGTCCAAGCCATGGAACCGGCTGGCGTTGGCGCCCGATCGGTCGGTGAATGTATTGAATTGCAGTTGCGCCAGTTGGATCCCGATACGCCCGGTCGCGACACTGCTCTACTGATCGCCGCCCAGTATCTCGATGAGGTTGCCGAACAACAATATGCGCTGCTGCGCCGGCAACTGCGGGTCACGGAAGCGGAACTGGAAAACGCGCTGGCGCTGGTACGCTCCTGCCGGCCTCGACCGGGTTCCAGCGTGCATTCGGTGCCGGCGGAATACATCGTGCCCGACGTGTTCATACGGCGTACCGAAAAAGGCTGGGCGGTGGATATCAATCCTGCCAGTCTGCCCCGGATCCGCGTCAACCAGAGTTACGCCAGCCTGATCGGCCGCTCCAGCGACCATGCCATGCTGCGCACTCAGCTTCAGGAAGCGCGCTGGCTGATTCGCAGTCTGGAAATCCGCAACGATACGCTGCTCAAGGTCGCCCGCTGCATCGTGCAGCGCCAGTCGGCATTCCTGGAGCATGGCGATGAACACATGCAGCCAATGATCCTCAAGGACGTCGCCGAGGCCGTGCAGATGCATGAGTCGACGATTTCGCGCGTCACCACCAATAAGTACATGCACACCCATCGAGGGGTATTCGAATTCCGTTATTTTTTTTCCAGCCATGTGGCAGGCTGCGACGGCACCGAATTATCGTCCACCGCCATACGCGCCAAGATCCGCAAGCTGGTCGCGACCGAGGAGCCCGGCAAGCCATTGTCCGACAGCCGTATCGCCGCAATACTGGCCAAGGAAGGCGTACTGGTCGCGCGGCGCACCGTCGCCAAGTACCGAGAGGCGCTGGGTATTCAGCCATCCAGCGAACGCAAACGAATTTTCGTCCGATAG
- a CDS encoding LptA/OstA family protein — translation MRPARRPISAGGLPMAMALLTAMTLPVVMGTAAAQAPRVAPGFVWSADVLNSDFRSDTLELSGNVRVQQGPMSIQAQAATAQDFRSQNSRWTFQDAVHVRTAAADLQSDVASATVVNGEIASARVQGTPAIFEQRGGPTDSQVRGRAGTIEYDFVTGIVTLTNQVWFSNGKDEFRGDVVIYNIHDERVQINPDGSSSGRVRGIIRPRENQPSGEPLPERLDHEPIDSGQTDSKQTDPKQTNLEQTDPEKMNSGRTVSGTTA, via the coding sequence TTGCGACCAGCGCGTAGACCGATCAGCGCCGGCGGGCTGCCGATGGCGATGGCGCTGCTGACGGCGATGACCCTGCCGGTGGTGATGGGCACTGCCGCCGCTCAGGCACCGCGGGTCGCTCCCGGCTTCGTCTGGAGCGCCGACGTGCTCAACTCGGATTTCAGGAGCGATACGCTCGAACTGTCCGGCAATGTGCGCGTCCAGCAGGGCCCCATGTCGATCCAGGCACAAGCAGCCACCGCGCAGGATTTCCGCTCCCAGAACAGCCGTTGGACCTTCCAGGATGCCGTGCATGTCCGCACTGCCGCAGCTGATCTGCAATCGGACGTCGCCAGCGCAACCGTCGTCAACGGCGAAATCGCCAGTGCACGAGTGCAAGGGACACCGGCCATCTTCGAACAACGCGGCGGGCCGACAGACAGTCAGGTGCGAGGCCGGGCCGGAACGATCGAATACGATTTCGTAACCGGCATCGTGACGCTTACGAACCAGGTCTGGTTCAGCAATGGCAAGGATGAATTTCGCGGTGACGTCGTGATCTACAACATTCACGACGAACGCGTACAGATCAATCCTGACGGCAGCTCCTCGGGTCGCGTCCGCGGCATCATTCGCCCGCGCGAAAATCAGCCCTCCGGCGAGCCCCTGCCGGAACGCCTGGACCACGAACCGATCGATTCCGGCCAAACGGATTCGAAACAGACCGATCCTAAACAGACGAACCTCGAGCAGACAGACCCCGAGAAGATGAACTCCGGTCGGACCGTGTCCGGAACTACGGCATGA
- the lptB gene encoding LPS export ABC transporter ATP-binding protein encodes MSSLRVIGLDKKYRSRQVVKDLSIEVASGEVVGLLGPNGAGKTTAFYMIVGLVQCDAGRILIDQQDVTRLPVHRRARLGLGYLPQEASVFRKLTVADNVRAILEIRPELNAAQRTEILESLLEELHIGHIRNSLGQSLSGGERRRVEIARALAAEPRFMLLDEPFAGVDPLSVLDIQRIIRHLSTRRIGVLITDHNVRETLGICGRAYIVNAGTVIAAGTAEDILANQQVREVYLGQDFRL; translated from the coding sequence ATGAGTAGCCTGCGCGTCATAGGGCTGGACAAGAAGTATCGCTCGCGGCAGGTCGTCAAGGATCTGTCGATCGAGGTGGCAAGCGGTGAGGTCGTCGGCCTGCTGGGTCCCAATGGGGCCGGCAAGACCACGGCCTTCTACATGATCGTCGGTCTGGTCCAGTGCGATGCCGGACGGATCCTGATCGACCAGCAGGATGTCACTCGCCTGCCGGTGCATCGCCGCGCCCGCCTTGGATTAGGCTATCTCCCCCAGGAAGCCTCGGTGTTTCGCAAGTTGACCGTGGCAGACAATGTACGGGCGATTCTCGAAATCCGTCCTGAGCTGAATGCCGCACAACGCACCGAAATACTGGAATCTCTCCTGGAAGAACTGCATATCGGCCACATCCGCAACAGCCTCGGCCAGAGTCTGTCCGGCGGCGAGCGACGACGCGTGGAAATCGCTCGGGCCCTTGCCGCGGAGCCGCGATTCATGCTGCTGGATGAACCCTTCGCCGGTGTGGACCCGCTTTCCGTACTGGACATCCAGCGCATCATCCGGCATTTGAGCACCCGCCGCATCGGGGTTTTGATTACGGATCATAACGTACGGGAAACATTGGGAATTTGCGGACGCGCCTATATCGTGAACGCGGGTACCGTGATCGCAGCCGGAACTGCGGAGGATATCCTTGCAAACCAGCAGGTCCGTGAGGTGTACTTGGGGCAGGATTTCCGTCTTTGA